A genomic window from Paraburkholderia phytofirmans OLGA172 includes:
- a CDS encoding ATP adenylyltransferase family protein — MEHPHLQPGALWPAILRQTEHALRCGALRPIETIQVLIEDRGIGFLIRQVSSLARKEETRQASKDKAVTCSTVSPFLPYDPDLFVADISDTHVALLNKFNVIDHHLLIVTRSFKSQETLLDLADFAAWIACMAEFDGLGFYNGGADAGASQQHKHLQIVPLPLGESGPPLPVESILESACMDGPIGTIPGLAFRHAFAHLEPAPAGSTHAAHAALDCYHALLAAVGLRASEVNGELHQSAPYNLLVTPRWMLLVPRFSERVEGISVNALGFAGSLFVRDAAQMRAIERLGPMTVLQRVAVSPVMG; from the coding sequence ATGGAACATCCACATCTCCAGCCCGGCGCCCTATGGCCGGCCATTCTGCGCCAGACCGAGCATGCGCTGCGTTGCGGTGCACTGCGACCGATAGAGACAATCCAGGTGCTGATCGAAGACCGTGGCATAGGCTTCCTTATCCGTCAGGTCTCAAGTCTCGCTCGCAAGGAGGAAACGCGACAGGCGTCTAAAGATAAGGCCGTGACGTGCAGTACGGTCAGTCCATTCCTTCCTTATGATCCGGATCTCTTTGTGGCCGATATCTCGGACACGCACGTCGCTTTGCTCAACAAGTTCAACGTTATCGACCATCACCTCCTGATCGTCACCCGCAGCTTCAAATCGCAGGAAACGTTGCTCGATCTCGCAGACTTTGCTGCATGGATCGCGTGCATGGCAGAGTTCGATGGCCTTGGTTTCTACAACGGCGGCGCGGACGCCGGCGCGAGTCAACAACACAAGCATCTGCAGATCGTGCCGCTGCCGCTCGGAGAATCAGGTCCGCCGCTCCCCGTTGAGTCCATTCTTGAATCCGCGTGCATGGACGGCCCGATTGGCACGATACCCGGTCTGGCTTTCAGGCACGCGTTTGCCCATCTGGAACCGGCTCCTGCCGGCTCAACGCACGCCGCACACGCCGCGCTCGATTGCTACCACGCGTTGCTCGCCGCGGTTGGCCTGCGAGCGAGCGAGGTGAATGGCGAACTGCACCAATCGGCACCGTACAACCTGCTTGTCACCCCGCGGTGGATGCTGCTCGTGCCACGGTTTTCGGAGCGTGTAGAGGGAATTTCGGTGAATGCGCTGGGGTTCGCGGGATCGCTCTTCGTGCGGGACGCAGCGCAGATGCGAGCAATCGAGAGGCTCGGTCCGATGACCGTGCTGCAACGAGTCGCGGTCTCCCCAGTCATGGGGTAA
- a CDS encoding adenosine-specific kinase, giving the protein MQMLTVTIVKPEATNFILGQTHFIKSVEDLHEAMVGTVPGIKFGLAFCEASGNRLVRRSGTDADLIELACQNAMAIAAGHCFVIFLGDGFYPVNVLNAIKAVPEVCRIFCATANPTQILVAETDQGRGILGVVDGFPPLGVENEEGVQWRKDLLRAIGYKA; this is encoded by the coding sequence ATGCAAATGCTTACGGTAACAATCGTCAAACCCGAAGCGACGAACTTCATCTTGGGGCAAACCCACTTCATCAAGTCTGTCGAAGATCTGCACGAGGCCATGGTCGGTACCGTTCCGGGTATCAAGTTTGGTTTGGCCTTTTGTGAAGCGTCGGGTAATCGCCTCGTGCGCCGATCTGGCACCGACGCCGACCTGATCGAGTTGGCCTGCCAGAATGCCATGGCTATCGCTGCAGGCCACTGCTTCGTGATCTTTCTGGGCGATGGCTTTTACCCGGTCAATGTTCTGAACGCGATCAAGGCTGTGCCGGAGGTATGCAGGATCTTCTGCGCGACGGCGAATCCCACGCAGATTCTGGTTGCCGAGACAGACCAAGGGCGCGGTATCCTGGGCGTGGTCGACGGGTTCCCGCCGCTCGGCGTAGAAAACGAGGAGGGCGTTCAATGGCGCAAGGATCTGCTACGGGCTATCGGTTACAAAGCGTAG
- a CDS encoding FmdB family zinc ribbon protein: MPTYQYRCEKCGELFEHAEHLAEHQVAHPLCPKCGSEKCQHVPTPFVAKTSRKS, from the coding sequence ATGCCGACGTATCAATATCGTTGCGAGAAGTGTGGCGAGTTGTTCGAGCACGCTGAACATCTCGCTGAACATCAGGTCGCCCACCCACTTTGCCCGAAGTGCGGAAGCGAGAAGTGTCAGCACGTCCCGACGCCATTTGTCGCCAAGACGTCAAGAAAGAGCTGA
- a CDS encoding alpha-hydroxy acid oxidase: MPVITCIEDLRVLAQRRVPRMFYDYADSGSWTESTYRANESDFHRLKLRQRVAVNMAGRSTRTDMIGQEAAMPVAIAPTGLTGMQHADGEILAARAAEKFGVPFTLSTMSICSIEDVAAQTTKPFWFQLYMMRDRDFIVRLIERARAARCSALMLTLDLQILGQRHKDIKNGLSAPPKLSPANLINLATKPRWCLGMLGTRRRTFGNIVGHAKGVGDLSSLSSWTAEQFDPALSWADVEWVKKMWGGKLILKGIMDVEDARLAADSGADALIVSNHGGRQLDGAPSSISALPEIAREVGSRIEVWMDGGIRSGQDVLKAVALGAKGTLIGRSFLYGLGAMGEAGVTQCLQIIHKELDLTMAFCGHTDIRQVDERILLPDRR, from the coding sequence GTGCCTGTCATCACCTGCATCGAAGATTTACGCGTGCTTGCTCAGCGGCGTGTGCCGCGCATGTTCTACGACTATGCCGACAGCGGCTCGTGGACCGAAAGTACCTACCGCGCCAATGAAAGCGACTTCCATCGCCTGAAGCTGCGCCAGCGAGTGGCGGTCAACATGGCGGGCCGCAGCACGCGCACGGACATGATTGGCCAGGAGGCCGCCATGCCCGTGGCGATCGCGCCGACGGGGTTGACCGGCATGCAACATGCCGACGGTGAAATCCTCGCGGCGCGTGCTGCGGAGAAGTTCGGTGTCCCGTTTACCTTGTCCACAATGAGCATCTGCTCGATCGAGGACGTGGCCGCTCAGACCACCAAGCCGTTCTGGTTCCAGCTTTATATGATGCGCGACCGCGATTTCATTGTGCGGTTGATCGAGCGTGCTCGCGCGGCACGATGCAGTGCCTTGATGCTGACGCTGGACCTGCAGATCCTCGGCCAACGCCACAAGGACATCAAGAACGGGCTGTCGGCGCCGCCCAAATTGAGCCCTGCGAACCTCATCAACCTCGCGACCAAGCCGCGCTGGTGCCTTGGCATGCTCGGCACCCGGCGGCGCACATTCGGCAACATCGTCGGTCATGCGAAGGGCGTGGGCGATCTGTCGTCCCTGAGCTCGTGGACCGCCGAGCAGTTCGATCCGGCGCTGAGCTGGGCAGACGTCGAGTGGGTCAAGAAGATGTGGGGCGGCAAACTCATTCTGAAAGGCATCATGGATGTCGAAGACGCGCGCCTTGCCGCCGACAGCGGCGCTGACGCGTTGATCGTCTCCAACCATGGCGGCCGTCAACTCGACGGTGCACCTTCTTCGATCTCGGCGCTTCCCGAGATCGCACGCGAGGTCGGCTCGCGCATTGAAGTGTGGATGGATGGCGGCATCCGCAGCGGACAGGACGTGCTCAAAGCCGTTGCGCTCGGCGCGAAAGGCACGCTGATCGGCCGTAGCTTCCTCTATGGCCTGGGTGCCATGGGCGAGGCGGGTGTCACACAGTGCCTGCAGATCATCCACAAGGAACTGGACCTCACCATGGCCTTTTGCGGCCACACGGACATCCGTCAGGTGGACGAGCGGATCCTGCTGCCTGACAGGCGGTGA
- a CDS encoding MFS transporter: MNTVTKLSLDNAQVPKTKGRLLILLTLAIGFVMAMIDVTAVNVALPDISLNLSVPLTGLVWVVDGYTLTFAALLLAGGALADRLGSKRIYQAGLTVFLLSSALCGIAPGGGVLIGARLLQGAGAAMFMPSSLSLLTQTFEDEQARIKMFGIWSAMVGASSAVGPLIGGVLVHQFGWRSVFLINLPIGVLGIGLTQFLIPATPKHEHPLSLISHGLAVLALGALSFFLIEGPNLGWLSAPVMSAAAITGVTVIALVQQERRGAHPLLPRALFQTSSFTAINVIGFLFNFGMFGLIFLLSLYLQQARGADALQAGLQLLPIMIGITAGNLSSSRYSARFGMPKVIFVCSGAAALMALTVAAGQTYMPYPLLLLCVTTMSSLIAVAIPAMTTLAMQIAGRTYANSAAAALNANRQIGALVGVALMGIILHTVPGWNVRLQLAFVGLTLAFGAVSFLIYRFVGVFKPASPVGV; the protein is encoded by the coding sequence ATGAACACGGTGACTAAACTGAGCCTCGATAACGCTCAGGTCCCGAAGACAAAAGGTCGCCTGCTGATTCTGCTGACACTGGCGATCGGCTTCGTCATGGCGATGATCGATGTAACCGCGGTCAACGTCGCTCTGCCGGACATCTCTCTGAATCTGTCGGTTCCGCTAACCGGCCTGGTGTGGGTGGTCGATGGTTACACCCTGACCTTTGCCGCTCTACTGCTAGCTGGCGGAGCGTTAGCCGACCGCCTCGGATCAAAGCGAATCTATCAAGCGGGATTGACAGTCTTTTTGCTGAGTTCCGCCTTATGCGGAATCGCGCCAGGCGGCGGCGTTCTCATCGGCGCGCGCTTGTTACAGGGAGCGGGTGCGGCGATGTTCATGCCGAGCTCGCTCAGCTTGCTCACCCAAACCTTTGAGGATGAACAGGCGCGTATAAAAATGTTTGGCATCTGGTCAGCTATGGTCGGGGCGTCATCGGCCGTCGGACCCCTGATCGGTGGCGTGCTGGTTCATCAGTTCGGCTGGCGCAGCGTATTTTTGATTAATTTACCGATTGGTGTGCTCGGTATTGGACTGACACAATTCTTGATCCCTGCCACGCCCAAACACGAACACCCGCTATCGCTGATCAGCCATGGACTCGCCGTGCTTGCATTGGGCGCATTGAGTTTCTTTCTGATCGAAGGGCCGAATCTCGGCTGGCTTTCTGCGCCTGTGATGTCTGCTGCGGCCATCACTGGCGTGACAGTGATCGCGCTTGTGCAACAGGAGCGTAGGGGCGCCCATCCGCTGCTGCCGCGCGCATTGTTCCAGACCTCCAGTTTTACGGCAATCAATGTCATTGGCTTCCTCTTCAACTTCGGTATGTTTGGGCTGATATTCCTTTTGAGCTTGTATCTACAGCAGGCGCGTGGCGCGGACGCTCTACAGGCCGGCTTACAACTTCTTCCCATAATGATCGGAATTACAGCAGGCAACCTCTCCTCATCTCGCTACTCTGCGCGTTTCGGAATGCCCAAAGTGATTTTCGTTTGCTCTGGCGCCGCAGCGCTAATGGCGCTTACCGTGGCGGCCGGTCAAACGTACATGCCCTATCCGCTATTGCTACTCTGTGTGACTACCATGTCTTCGCTTATCGCTGTTGCTATACCAGCGATGACTACTCTGGCGATGCAGATTGCCGGACGCACCTACGCAAACAGCGCGGCAGCAGCTCTCAATGCGAACCGTCAGATCGGCGCTTTGGTGGGAGTGGCGCTAATGGGAATTATTCTCCACACGGTACCCGGCTGGAACGTTCGGTTGCAGCTGGCGTTTGTCGGTCTCACACTGGCTTTTGGTGCAGTCAGTTTTCTGATCTACCGTTTTGTCGGCGTATTCAAACCCGCCTCACCCGTTGGTGTCTGA
- a CDS encoding glucose 1-dehydrogenase: MNKLIGKVAVVTGASKGIGAAIAKALAAEGASVVVNYATSKAGAETVVAAITAANGKAIAVGGDVSKAADAQSIIDAAIETYGRLDILVNNSGVYEFAPLEEITEEHFHRQFNINVLGLLLTTQAAIKHLGEGASIINISSVVSRITPVASAVYSGTKGAVDAITGVLARELGPKKIRVNAVNPGVIVTEGTHSAGIIGSAFDAAVLSQTPLGRLGQPDDIAAIAVFLASDDARWLTGEQLLASGGMR; the protein is encoded by the coding sequence ATGAATAAGCTCATAGGTAAGGTGGCCGTCGTAACGGGCGCGTCCAAGGGCATTGGCGCCGCCATTGCCAAGGCACTCGCTGCAGAAGGTGCGTCGGTGGTGGTCAACTATGCCACCAGCAAAGCCGGTGCCGAGACCGTCGTCGCGGCCATCACAGCTGCCAATGGTAAGGCGATCGCCGTGGGCGGTGATGTCTCGAAGGCGGCAGATGCGCAAAGCATTATCGATGCTGCCATCGAGACTTATGGCCGTCTCGATATCCTCGTGAACAATTCGGGAGTCTACGAGTTCGCTCCACTCGAAGAGATCACCGAAGAGCACTTCCATAGGCAGTTCAACATCAACGTACTTGGATTGCTGCTCACGACACAGGCCGCGATAAAGCACCTCGGCGAGGGCGCGAGCATCATCAACATAAGCTCGGTCGTCAGCCGCATTACCCCGGTGGCCAGTGCCGTGTACAGCGGCACCAAAGGCGCGGTCGACGCCATTACCGGGGTGTTGGCGCGTGAACTGGGTCCGAAAAAGATCCGTGTGAACGCTGTCAATCCGGGCGTTATCGTGACCGAAGGCACGCACAGCGCGGGGATTATCGGATCCGCTTTCGACGCGGCCGTGCTCAGCCAGACACCACTCGGCCGTCTGGGCCAGCCTGATGACATCGCGGCCATAGCGGTCTTTCTGGCATCAGACGACGCACGTTGGCTGACCGGCGAGCAACTTCTCGCCAGCGGGGGAATGCGTTAG
- a CDS encoding YbfB/YjiJ family MFS transporter: protein MPTKTLDAASTDTSTEAAQRLPTLMLAAGLSLGSAIALGLARFAYALLLPSMKLDLGWSFAQAGAMNTANALGYLLGALAFPRLARRWSAGVLFGAGCVTTALLMAISGLFADTHSLLALRVITGASSAAIFISGGVLAARLASARPHDAGLVLGLYYGGTGWGIVVSSVLVPLTIFNVAHGWQFAWFALAVACVVFAAIAIGAARKVESAHVAGSSAAHVSGIADAPRWPRFSPALAGYGLFGVGYIGYMTFIVALLRNAGISAAVVTGFYLLLGVATVVSARVWSGLLDRMRGGHALAILNALLAVATLLPALFTQPWVAFVSGVLFGATFLSAVASTTAFVRHNLPVSHWAKGISAFTIVFAFGQIVGPMVIGWVSDGAGLARGLVYSALLLAAGAVLAVCQKPLRGV, encoded by the coding sequence ATGCCGACAAAAACGCTCGACGCCGCATCGACCGACACGTCCACCGAAGCGGCGCAGCGCCTGCCCACCTTGATGCTGGCCGCCGGTCTGTCCTTAGGCAGCGCGATCGCACTGGGCCTTGCCCGCTTCGCGTACGCGCTGCTGTTACCGTCGATGAAACTCGACCTCGGCTGGAGCTTCGCTCAAGCTGGCGCGATGAATACCGCCAATGCGCTGGGCTATCTGCTGGGCGCGCTCGCTTTTCCGCGGCTCGCGCGCCGCTGGTCGGCCGGTGTGCTGTTCGGCGCTGGCTGCGTGACCACTGCGCTTCTGATGGCGATCAGCGGCCTGTTTGCCGACACGCATTCGCTGCTCGCGTTGCGCGTGATCACCGGCGCAAGCAGCGCGGCGATTTTCATCAGTGGCGGCGTGCTGGCGGCGCGGCTTGCGTCGGCGAGACCGCACGATGCGGGATTGGTGCTCGGTTTGTATTACGGCGGGACCGGTTGGGGCATCGTGGTCTCGTCGGTGCTGGTGCCGTTGACGATTTTCAACGTCGCGCATGGCTGGCAGTTTGCGTGGTTCGCGCTGGCGGTGGCATGCGTGGTGTTCGCCGCGATCGCCATCGGCGCCGCGAGGAAAGTCGAAAGCGCGCATGTCGCCGGGTCTTCTGCCGCGCATGTTTCCGGTATCGCCGACGCGCCACGTTGGCCGCGTTTCAGCCCCGCGCTGGCAGGCTACGGTTTGTTCGGCGTTGGCTATATCGGCTACATGACGTTCATCGTCGCGCTCCTGCGCAACGCGGGCATCAGCGCGGCGGTGGTGACGGGCTTTTACCTGTTGCTCGGCGTGGCGACCGTGGTATCGGCGCGCGTGTGGTCCGGTCTGCTCGACCGCATGCGCGGTGGTCACGCGCTCGCGATACTCAACGCATTGCTCGCGGTGGCGACGCTGCTGCCCGCGTTGTTCACGCAACCGTGGGTGGCGTTTGTCTCCGGCGTGCTGTTTGGCGCGACGTTTCTCTCAGCCGTCGCGTCGACCACAGCTTTCGTGCGCCACAATTTGCCGGTGAGTCACTGGGCCAAGGGCATCAGCGCATTCACGATCGTGTTTGCGTTCGGACAGATCGTCGGGCCGATGGTGATCGGCTGGGTCTCGGATGGCGCCGGTCTCGCGCGCGGGCTGGTTTATTCCGCGTTGCTGCTGGCGGCGGGCGCGGTGCTGGCGGTTTGCCAGAAGCCGTTACGCGGAGTCTGA
- a CDS encoding 4'-phosphopantetheinyl transferase family protein translates to MYSIELIALSHDGPPDISLWRVDFAFDTSLDNAVFAALSDDERARAGNFRRHEDALRFASVRVALREQLASYLGIAAHAVRFTLDANNRPCLADSNACDFNVSHAGAHGLIAMSSCRRVGVDIEQYSDTFDWRSIASSTLDSSEAAWLERLDVTQQIGAFYDAWVAKEAFVKTTGVGITRGLQHLTVLPRDSTLVTLRNETSDDMREIAARWISAPEGYSACVAWSTKTFCTS, encoded by the coding sequence ATGTATTCGATCGAACTTATTGCGTTATCCCATGACGGTCCGCCCGACATTTCGTTGTGGCGGGTCGATTTCGCTTTCGACACCTCACTGGACAACGCCGTCTTCGCGGCGCTCAGCGATGATGAGCGCGCGAGAGCCGGCAACTTTCGCCGCCACGAAGATGCGCTTCGTTTCGCGTCCGTGCGCGTGGCGCTGCGCGAGCAACTCGCAAGTTATCTCGGCATTGCGGCGCACGCTGTCCGCTTCACGCTCGATGCGAACAACCGTCCCTGTCTCGCCGATTCCAATGCATGCGACTTCAACGTCTCGCATGCGGGCGCGCATGGACTCATCGCGATGTCGTCGTGCCGACGCGTCGGCGTCGATATCGAGCAATACAGCGATACCTTCGATTGGCGTTCGATCGCATCGTCGACGCTTGATTCAAGCGAAGCGGCGTGGCTCGAGCGGCTAGACGTCACGCAGCAGATCGGTGCGTTTTACGACGCATGGGTCGCGAAAGAGGCGTTCGTCAAAACGACGGGCGTGGGCATCACGCGCGGCTTACAGCATCTGACGGTGCTGCCGCGCGACAGCACGCTGGTGACGCTACGCAATGAGACTTCGGATGACATGCGCGAGATCGCTGCGCGCTGGATCTCGGCGCCGGAAGGTTATTCCGCATGCGTGGCGTGGTCGACGAAAACGTTCTGCACTAGTTGA
- a CDS encoding MFS transporter produces MSQSLAPTHAPGASAAVQDDLLYRKVSMRIIPFLFLCYVVSFLDRINIGFAQLQMKHDLGFSDAMYGLGAAVFYIGYVLCEVPSNMLLARFGARRTFTRIMLLWGIASVGMMLVSKPPHFYVLRFMLGVFEAGFFPGIVLYLTYWYPARRRAAVLSIFFAGVAVAGVLGGLVSGWIMRDMGGVMGLFGWQWMFVIEGAPAIVLGLLAAFYLVDGPQHATWLNAAEKAQLIAQRDEDRRVSSDAHSSRSVMQALRNPRVYLFAFIYFSLTCASLTLNFWMPLMIRDFGVHDVLAISLYTVIPNAVGAVGLILIARNSDRRGERRRHFAVCTVGGGIALSLLTLHLSSFPAMLAILSLAAVLIFAALPIFWTVPSGYLSGTAAAAGIALISSIGITSGIVSPWVIGLIKTHTGSMDNALYVLTALLFVSGVALLIGVPKEAKRI; encoded by the coding sequence ATGAGCCAATCCCTCGCCCCCACGCACGCGCCGGGTGCATCCGCTGCTGTGCAAGACGACCTGTTATATCGCAAGGTCTCGATGCGGATCATTCCGTTTCTGTTCCTGTGTTACGTGGTGTCGTTTCTCGACCGCATCAACATCGGCTTCGCGCAGTTGCAGATGAAGCACGACCTTGGTTTTAGCGACGCCATGTACGGTTTAGGCGCAGCGGTCTTTTATATCGGCTATGTGTTGTGTGAAGTGCCGAGTAACATGCTGCTGGCGCGCTTCGGCGCACGCCGCACCTTCACGCGGATCATGCTGCTATGGGGCATTGCATCGGTCGGCATGATGCTGGTGTCGAAGCCCCCGCATTTCTACGTGCTGCGGTTCATGCTCGGTGTGTTCGAAGCAGGGTTCTTCCCCGGCATCGTGCTGTATCTGACCTATTGGTACCCGGCGCGGCGGCGCGCCGCCGTGCTGTCGATTTTCTTCGCGGGCGTCGCGGTGGCGGGGGTGCTCGGCGGCCTGGTGTCCGGCTGGATCATGCGCGATATGGGCGGCGTGATGGGGCTGTTCGGCTGGCAATGGATGTTCGTGATCGAAGGCGCGCCAGCCATCGTACTCGGTCTGCTCGCCGCGTTTTATCTGGTCGACGGTCCGCAACATGCAACGTGGCTCAACGCCGCCGAGAAGGCGCAACTGATTGCGCAACGCGATGAGGATCGCCGTGTTTCATCGGACGCACATTCATCGCGCTCCGTCATGCAGGCGCTGCGCAATCCGCGGGTGTATCTGTTCGCGTTCATCTATTTCTCGCTCACCTGCGCGTCGTTGACGCTGAACTTCTGGATGCCGTTGATGATTCGCGACTTCGGTGTTCACGATGTGCTGGCGATCAGCCTGTACACCGTCATTCCGAATGCAGTCGGCGCAGTGGGCCTGATTCTGATTGCGCGCAACTCGGATCGCCGTGGCGAACGGCGCCGGCACTTTGCGGTTTGCACGGTCGGCGGCGGCATCGCGCTTTCCCTGCTAACGCTGCATTTGAGCAGCTTCCCGGCGATGCTCGCGATTCTCTCGCTGGCAGCCGTGCTGATCTTCGCCGCGTTGCCGATTTTCTGGACCGTGCCGTCGGGCTATCTGTCCGGCACCGCGGCGGCGGCCGGCATTGCGCTGATCAGCAGTATCGGCATTACGAGCGGAATTGTCAGCCCGTGGGTGATCGGTTTGATCAAGACGCACACCGGCAGCATGGACAATGCGCTGTATGTGCTGACCGCGCTGCTGTTTGTCAGCGGTGTGGCGTTGCTGATTGGCGTGCCGAAAGAAGCGAAGCGCATCTAA
- a CDS encoding DUF2783 domain-containing protein → MALNTQPNLARPDDFYEALIDMHRDLDDAQSQSANAQLILLLANHIGDHATLLEAMRHAREGVTDASVQGAQAHLCGRMPF, encoded by the coding sequence ATGGCATTGAACACGCAACCCAACCTTGCCCGCCCCGACGATTTCTACGAGGCGCTGATCGATATGCATCGCGATCTCGATGATGCGCAGAGTCAGTCGGCCAATGCGCAACTGATCCTGTTGCTCGCCAACCATATCGGCGATCACGCGACGCTGCTCGAAGCGATGCGGCACGCACGCGAAGGCGTGACCGACGCTTCGGTGCAAGGCGCACAGGCGCATCTGTGCGGCCGCATGCCGTTCTAG
- a CDS encoding FAD-dependent oxidoreductase: protein MSINYQTLSFEYQPCREQSRQSDAEQTTYPVIVVGAGPVGLATAIDIAQQGVPVVLVDDDGSLSTGSRAICFSKRSLDIFDRLGCGQRMVDKGISWNVGKVFLKDELVYTFNLQPEAGHHRPAFINLQQYYVEGFLLERAQEMPNLEIRWKSKVVGVQQNGTPGTQDASVTLTVDTPNGQYPLCGRYVVAADGSRSPMRNLMGLDSKGVTFKDRFLIADVKMEAEFPTERWFWFDPPFHPHQSVLLHRQPDNVWRIDFQLGWDADPVLEKTPDRVIPRVRALLGPDAKFELEWVSVYTFSCLRMERFRHGNVLFAGDSAHGVSPFGARGANSGVQDAENLAWKLAMVLEGEASDALLDTYASEREFAADENIRNSTRSTDFITPKSPVSRVFRDAVLKLARHHPFARQLTNSGRLSVPAVLRDSPLNTSDSDSFEGLMVPGASCVDAPVHAAGQPAWLLQQLGQQFTGVLFCGSQAIDQATQAAFDALRSGPIPLKLVVVTSGDTQVAAVSAATVVRDMDSLAAARYDGKAGTFYLIRPDQHVCARWRQLDVSFVEGALKRALCVEGTA, encoded by the coding sequence ATGAGCATCAACTACCAGACGCTGTCGTTCGAGTATCAGCCGTGCCGCGAACAAAGCAGGCAAAGCGATGCGGAGCAGACGACTTATCCCGTGATCGTGGTCGGCGCGGGACCGGTGGGCCTCGCTACCGCGATCGATATCGCGCAGCAGGGCGTGCCGGTTGTGCTGGTCGACGACGATGGTTCGTTATCCACCGGTTCGCGGGCGATCTGCTTCTCGAAGCGTTCGCTCGATATCTTCGATCGGCTCGGCTGCGGGCAGCGGATGGTGGACAAGGGCATCAGCTGGAATGTCGGCAAGGTGTTCCTGAAAGATGAACTGGTGTACACGTTCAATCTGCAGCCGGAGGCGGGCCACCACCGGCCCGCGTTCATCAACCTGCAGCAGTACTACGTCGAAGGCTTTCTGCTCGAACGCGCGCAGGAGATGCCGAATCTCGAGATCCGGTGGAAGAGCAAAGTGGTTGGCGTGCAACAGAACGGCACGCCAGGTACGCAAGACGCCAGCGTGACGCTGACCGTCGACACGCCCAACGGCCAGTACCCGTTATGCGGCCGCTATGTGGTGGCCGCCGACGGCTCGCGCAGTCCGATGCGTAATCTGATGGGGCTCGACAGCAAGGGCGTCACATTTAAAGACCGCTTCCTGATCGCCGACGTGAAGATGGAAGCGGAGTTTCCGACCGAGCGGTGGTTCTGGTTCGATCCGCCGTTCCATCCGCATCAATCGGTGCTGTTGCATCGTCAGCCGGATAACGTGTGGCGGATCGATTTCCAGTTAGGCTGGGACGCCGATCCGGTGCTGGAAAAAACGCCGGACCGTGTGATCCCGCGCGTGCGTGCGTTGCTCGGACCGGACGCGAAGTTTGAACTGGAATGGGTCAGCGTCTATACGTTTTCGTGTTTGCGCATGGAACGCTTCCGGCATGGCAACGTGCTGTTCGCGGGCGATTCCGCGCATGGCGTGTCGCCGTTCGGCGCGCGCGGTGCGAATAGCGGCGTGCAGGACGCGGAAAACCTCGCATGGAAACTGGCGATGGTCCTCGAAGGCGAAGCCTCCGACGCGTTGCTCGACACGTATGCAAGCGAGCGCGAATTCGCCGCCGACGAAAACATTCGCAACTCCACGCGCTCGACCGATTTCATTACGCCGAAGAGCCCGGTTAGCCGCGTGTTCCGCGATGCTGTGTTGAAGCTCGCACGGCATCACCCGTTCGCGCGACAGTTGACGAATAGCGGCCGCCTCTCGGTGCCGGCGGTGTTGCGTGATTCCCCGCTGAATACATCGGACAGCGACAGCTTCGAAGGTCTGATGGTGCCGGGGGCATCGTGCGTCGATGCGCCGGTTCATGCGGCGGGGCAACCGGCATGGCTGTTACAGCAACTCGGCCAGCAATTCACGGGCGTGTTGTTCTGCGGCTCGCAAGCTATCGATCAGGCGACGCAAGCTGCGTTCGATGCATTGCGAAGCGGGCCGATTCCGCTGAAGCTCGTTGTGGTGACGAGTGGTGATACGCAGGTCGCGGCGGTTTCGGCTGCAACGGTGGTGCGCGACATGGACAGTCTTGCAGCCGCTCGTTATGACGGCAAAGCTGGCACGTTCTATTTGATCCGCCCGGACCAGCATGTCTGCGCGCGCTGGCGGCAACTCGACGTGAGCTTTGTGGAAGGTGCGTTGAAGCGAGCGTTATGCGTGGAAGGCACGGCCTGA